A window of the Mucilaginibacter sp. cycad4 genome harbors these coding sequences:
- a CDS encoding phosphatase PAP2 family protein has product MPDYLLNLDRHLFYFINHDLSNSFFDWIMPLLRNPKFWIPLYIFIIIFCLWRYKKTGAIIIVLLAASAGVADFTSGVIIKHNIQRLRPCRDPVVSATDISRVPCGSGYSFPSTHATDHFAMAIFLGFVFFRKWRWIWLWTILWAGSVCFAQVYVGVHFPIDVLCGALYGAFVGWLFSLLFKKLQPAF; this is encoded by the coding sequence ATGCCCGATTATCTTTTAAACCTCGACCGGCATTTATTTTATTTCATTAATCATGACCTGTCCAATTCATTTTTCGACTGGATCATGCCCTTGTTGCGTAACCCCAAATTCTGGATCCCGCTGTATATTTTCATCATCATTTTTTGTTTATGGCGATATAAGAAGACCGGCGCTATCATTATAGTGCTGCTGGCGGCATCGGCAGGTGTTGCTGATTTCACCAGCGGCGTTATTATCAAACATAATATCCAGCGCCTTCGTCCCTGCCGTGATCCGGTTGTATCTGCAACCGATATCAGCCGTGTACCCTGTGGTAGCGGATATAGTTTTCCATCAACCCATGCCACCGACCATTTTGCCATGGCGATATTTCTTGGCTTTGTGTTTTTTAGAAAATGGAGATGGATATGGCTTTGGACGATACTTTGGGCAGGCAGCGTTTGCTTTGCACAGGTATACGTAGGGGTACATTTCCCGATAGATGTACTATGCGGCGCTTTATATGGGGCCTTTGTTGGATGGCTGTTTTCATTATTGTTTAAAAAATTACAACCTGCCTTTTAA
- the glmM gene encoding phosphoglucosamine mutase: MTLIKSISGIRGTIGGAVGDGLTPLDIVKFTSAYGSWAVKKSGIKKIVVGRDARLSGAMVNNLVIGTLQGLGIDVIDLGLSTTPTVEVAVTGEQAAGGIILTASHNPKQWNALKLLNADGEFISDADGKEVLTIAEYSDFKYADVNDLGKVTPDDTWLQKHIDLVLALPLIDVEAIKKANFKVVIDCVNSTGGIFVPALLKALGVETVHELYCEPDGNFPHNPEPLPENLIALSKEVVSKRADLGIAVDPDVDRLCFVCEDGNMFGEEYTLVAVADYVLKNNVGNTVSNLSSTRALRDVTEKAGGEYHAAAVGEVNVVNKMKEVNAVIGGEGNGGVIYPELHYGRDALVGIALFLTHLAKYGKSVSSLRSSYPGYFISKNKITLTPEMDIDGLLSKVEEKYIKQPHSTIDGLKIEFDKEWVHLRRSNTEPIIRIYSEGNSETVANGLANKIITDIKEILQLKG, encoded by the coding sequence TTGACATTAATAAAATCTATTTCAGGAATACGCGGCACCATAGGCGGTGCCGTTGGCGATGGTTTAACACCGCTTGATATTGTAAAATTTACTTCGGCCTACGGATCATGGGCTGTGAAAAAATCAGGGATTAAAAAGATTGTAGTAGGCCGTGATGCCCGTTTATCGGGTGCTATGGTGAATAATCTTGTTATTGGCACACTGCAGGGTTTGGGTATTGATGTTATTGATCTTGGTTTATCAACTACACCGACTGTTGAGGTTGCCGTTACCGGTGAGCAGGCGGCGGGTGGCATCATCCTTACTGCAAGCCATAACCCAAAACAATGGAACGCTCTTAAACTGCTCAATGCCGATGGCGAGTTCATCAGCGATGCCGATGGCAAAGAAGTGCTAACAATTGCCGAATACAGCGACTTTAAATATGCAGATGTAAACGATCTGGGTAAAGTTACCCCTGATGATACCTGGCTGCAAAAACACATCGACCTTGTGTTGGCTTTGCCATTGATTGATGTTGAGGCTATAAAGAAAGCCAACTTTAAAGTGGTAATAGATTGCGTTAACTCAACAGGTGGTATTTTTGTACCGGCTTTACTGAAAGCTTTAGGCGTTGAAACTGTTCACGAATTGTATTGTGAGCCGGATGGTAATTTCCCGCATAACCCCGAGCCGCTTCCGGAAAACCTGATTGCACTATCAAAAGAAGTAGTTAGCAAGCGTGCCGATTTGGGTATAGCAGTCGATCCGGATGTTGACCGCCTTTGCTTTGTGTGTGAAGATGGCAATATGTTTGGCGAAGAATATACACTGGTTGCCGTAGCCGATTATGTTTTGAAAAACAATGTGGGCAATACGGTATCTAACCTGTCATCAACCCGTGCGCTGCGTGACGTTACTGAAAAAGCAGGCGGCGAATACCATGCAGCTGCAGTTGGAGAGGTTAACGTTGTTAACAAAATGAAAGAAGTTAACGCGGTTATAGGCGGCGAAGGTAATGGCGGGGTTATTTACCCTGAGTTACATTACGGTCGTGACGCTTTAGTTGGCATAGCGTTGTTTTTAACCCATTTAGCTAAGTATGGCAAGTCGGTTTCAAGTTTACGTTCGTCATATCCGGGTTATTTTATTTCGAAAAACAAGATCACTTTAACGCCCGAGATGGATATTGATGGGCTATTGAGCAAAGTGGAAGAGAAATACATCAAACAGCCCCACTCAACAATTGATGGCCTGAAAATAGAATTTGATAAAGAATGGGTACATTTGCGGAGATCAAATACCGAGCCTATTATCAGAATCTACTCTGAAGGAAATTCTGAAACCGTGGCAAACGGTTTGGCTAATAAGATCATCACTGATATTAAGGAGATCTTACAACTGAAAGGTTAA
- a CDS encoding cysteine desulfurase family protein, giving the protein MRVYFDNAATTPLDPDVMKEMYKVMENQFGNPSSIHAHGREARTLIERSRKTIAGLLHTSPAEIFFTSSGTEADNTAIRCGIIDHNITHAITSHTEHHAVLHTLEAMEKSGLIKLSFVNIDSKGTVDYDHLETLLKDNERSFVSLMHANNEIGTLSDMERVGDLCEAYNAIYHCDTVQTMGHYQHDLSKLKAHFLVCAGHKLHGPKGVGFLHINHKIKIKPFIYGGAQERNMRGGTENIYGIVGLAKALELAYAEMEQHQNHIQGLKSYMMEQLITNVPGVSFNGETDPAKSLYTVLNVAFPEMEMSDMLLFNLDIAGISASGGSACSSGSDIGSHVLTAIGASSSRPSVRFSFSKYNTKEEVDFVVAKVRELCAVNV; this is encoded by the coding sequence ATGCGCGTTTATTTTGATAATGCCGCCACTACACCGCTTGACCCTGATGTAATGAAGGAGATGTATAAGGTGATGGAAAACCAGTTTGGTAATCCGTCGTCAATACATGCCCATGGCAGGGAAGCACGTACTTTAATTGAGCGTTCGCGAAAAACGATTGCCGGTTTACTGCACACCTCGCCCGCCGAGATCTTCTTTACCTCAAGCGGCACCGAAGCCGACAATACGGCCATCAGGTGCGGGATCATTGATCATAACATTACCCACGCCATCACCAGCCATACCGAGCATCACGCAGTGCTCCATACGCTGGAAGCGATGGAGAAATCGGGCTTAATTAAATTGAGTTTTGTAAATATTGATAGCAAAGGCACCGTTGATTATGATCATCTTGAAACCTTGCTTAAAGACAATGAACGCAGTTTTGTATCGCTGATGCACGCTAATAATGAAATAGGTACACTATCGGATATGGAACGCGTGGGCGACCTCTGCGAAGCATACAACGCCATTTACCATTGCGACACCGTGCAAACTATGGGCCATTACCAGCATGATCTGAGCAAACTTAAAGCCCACTTCCTGGTATGTGCCGGTCATAAATTGCATGGGCCTAAGGGTGTAGGTTTCCTGCATATCAATCATAAAATAAAGATAAAACCATTTATTTATGGCGGCGCGCAGGAACGCAACATGCGCGGCGGTACCGAAAATATTTACGGCATAGTAGGTTTGGCCAAGGCGCTTGAACTGGCTTATGCCGAAATGGAGCAGCACCAAAATCATATTCAGGGCTTAAAATCATACATGATGGAGCAACTGATTACTAACGTACCGGGTGTAAGCTTTAACGGCGAAACAGATCCCGCAAAAAGCTTGTATACAGTGCTTAACGTAGCTTTCCCCGAAATGGAAATGAGCGATATGCTGCTGTTTAATCTCGATATTGCCGGTATCTCGGCTTCAGGCGGTAGTGCATGCAGTTCGGGCAGCGATATTGGCTCACATGTGCTAACCGCTATCGGGGCCAGTTCATCAAGGCCATCGGTACGTTTCTCCTTCTCGAAATATAACACCAAAGAAGAGGTTGATTTTGTAGTAGCCAAAGTTCGTGAGCTTTGCGCTGTAAATGTGTAA